The following are encoded together in the Capsulimonas corticalis genome:
- a CDS encoding carboxymuconolactone decarboxylase family protein — translation MAHIDLPENVPGIIGPLMQYPETARHLNGLAEALLRGSSSLTPAEREVIATYVSSQNQCIFCMSSHGAAARYLLGSEAGVVDLVKADYASAPIGDKLKALLAIAGQVQQGGRRVTEAHVAEARKAGADDQAIHDTVLIAAAFCMYNRYVDGLATLIPDDPAEYDIIGARIAKNGYSRTVSEG, via the coding sequence ATGGCTCATATCGATCTTCCCGAGAATGTCCCCGGCATCATCGGTCCCCTGATGCAATATCCAGAAACAGCCCGGCACTTGAATGGGCTGGCGGAGGCGCTGCTGCGCGGCTCGTCCTCACTCACGCCTGCGGAGCGTGAGGTGATCGCGACGTACGTCTCGTCCCAAAACCAGTGCATATTCTGCATGAGCTCGCATGGGGCCGCCGCTCGGTATTTGCTTGGCTCGGAGGCGGGCGTCGTCGATCTGGTGAAAGCCGATTACGCCAGCGCCCCGATCGGCGATAAGTTAAAGGCGCTGCTCGCCATTGCCGGCCAGGTGCAGCAGGGCGGCCGCCGCGTCACGGAAGCGCACGTAGCCGAAGCGCGAAAGGCCGGCGCCGACGATCAGGCGATCCATGACACGGTCTTGATCGCGGCGGCGTTTTGTATGTACAATCGCTATGTCGATGGCTTGGCGACGCTGATTCCCGACGATCCCGCTGAATACGATATAATCGGCGCCAGGATCGCGAAAAACGGATATTCGCGCACCGTCTCTGAAGGCTGA
- a CDS encoding ABC transporter substrate-binding protein: MLRSPITRVAAIAIVIIAVLSVLRFGPGRKTTQSPIHVGPSNNARRTVTVGYLPVTCHLTCPVTDYSSQTSTTGTRFDSERFTEFPPIADALKSRQLQATFMIVPLAMKLREQGVPVKICYLGHRDGSEIIVRKDDPAKSLRDEKGKTFAIPSPYSNQNLVIHKLMENQGMQPDDIKFIVMPPPDMPTALATKAIDGYFVGEPFPAVAELNGSGRVLYYAKDIWPRFISCALVVHEDLIKQHPDEVRDLVRGIAQSGAWAETHRLQAAALVAPYYRQDPKILKYVLTQPPDRVSYVGLTPTDAEMQQIEDMALKMKVLTKPVPISELMDRDFIPTDIQPADIQAPAQKS; the protein is encoded by the coding sequence ATGCTTCGTTCACCAATCACACGGGTGGCCGCGATCGCCATCGTTATCATCGCCGTTCTGTCAGTGCTGCGTTTCGGCCCGGGGCGCAAAACCACCCAAAGCCCTATCCATGTTGGGCCAAGTAACAACGCCCGCCGGACGGTGACCGTGGGCTATCTGCCCGTCACCTGTCACTTAACCTGTCCCGTCACGGATTATTCGTCGCAGACCAGCACCACAGGCACACGGTTCGACTCGGAGAGGTTCACAGAGTTCCCTCCCATTGCCGACGCCTTGAAATCACGGCAGCTCCAGGCGACTTTCATGATCGTCCCGCTCGCGATGAAACTTCGCGAGCAGGGCGTGCCGGTCAAAATCTGTTATTTGGGACATCGAGACGGCTCGGAAATCATCGTCCGCAAAGACGACCCCGCCAAAAGCCTTCGCGACGAAAAGGGCAAGACATTCGCAATCCCCAGCCCATACAGCAATCAAAATCTGGTGATCCATAAGCTGATGGAAAATCAGGGGATGCAGCCCGACGACATCAAGTTCATCGTGATGCCGCCGCCGGACATGCCGACCGCACTGGCGACCAAGGCGATCGACGGTTACTTTGTGGGGGAACCATTTCCGGCGGTTGCCGAGCTGAACGGCTCCGGTCGGGTGCTGTACTACGCGAAAGATATTTGGCCGCGCTTCATTTCCTGCGCCCTGGTCGTCCATGAGGACCTGATTAAGCAGCATCCCGATGAAGTGCGAGATCTCGTGCGCGGCATCGCGCAATCCGGCGCCTGGGCCGAGACGCACCGACTGCAGGCCGCCGCGCTGGTCGCGCCGTATTACCGCCAAGATCCCAAAATCTTGAAGTATGTCTTGACCCAGCCGCCGGATCGGGTCAGCTACGTCGGTCTGACTCCGACCGACGCCGAGATGCAGCAGATCGAGGATATGGCGCTGAAGATGAAAGTCCTGACGAAACCTGTCCCTATTTCGGAATTGATGGACCGCGACTTCATTCCCACAGACATTCAGCCCGCGGATATCCAAGCCCCAGCTCAAAAAAGCTAG
- a CDS encoding tryptophan 7-halogenase, whose amino-acid sequence MLPSASAFVDPLFSTGIPLTLLGVERLCMVLQEAWGTEAWRARLQEYTRVTRLEADATAGLIAACYDSMACFPIFASLTMLYFAAASYGEMARRLGRAEMAGGFLSSEHAAFGPALRRCIAHARARSASGTPWAPSEIAVFEVEVAQAVSILNVAGLCDSSKRNRYGVDLEDTIRAAAKLGLSPSEMRAVLREAPWAQ is encoded by the coding sequence ATGCTGCCGTCGGCGTCGGCCTTTGTGGACCCGCTGTTCAGTACAGGCATCCCGCTGACACTGCTGGGCGTAGAACGCTTGTGTATGGTATTGCAAGAGGCATGGGGGACTGAGGCCTGGCGCGCTCGTTTGCAGGAATATACAAGAGTCACGCGACTGGAGGCGGACGCCACTGCAGGCCTCATCGCTGCTTGTTACGACAGCATGGCGTGTTTCCCGATCTTCGCATCGCTGACGATGCTTTACTTTGCGGCGGCAAGCTATGGAGAGATGGCGCGCCGCTTAGGACGCGCCGAAATGGCGGGCGGCTTCCTATCCTCGGAACACGCCGCTTTCGGTCCCGCCCTGCGCCGATGCATCGCCCATGCGCGAGCACGCAGCGCGTCCGGGACGCCCTGGGCGCCGTCGGAGATTGCGGTCTTCGAGGTGGAAGTGGCGCAGGCCGTCTCCATTCTCAACGTCGCCGGTCTTTGCGACTCATCAAAGCGCAATCGATATGGGGTGGATCTAGAAGACACAATCCGAGCGGCGGCAAAATTAGGGCTGAGTCCGTCGGAGATGCGGGCTGTGCTGCGAGAAGCTCCATGGGCTCAGTGA
- a CDS encoding FG-GAP-like repeat-containing protein, protein MPVSTLVRRITVAVVIIAVFLIAISAYYQWRRRLPPSLSSAEYQSMVSAFYGGVVAMNVGDDEHAAASLLAATRIAPGEPAAWGNLGLFQLRKGSFGPARAALDKAHILAPDNSQIEDLLGLLAKQQGQTNESVADFRQAVKLDPTNVQARYELILALQQLGADDGGEAQQQLRQISLALPKNLFAALQMAALDAKAGDLPQVKTLIRQVATQSSGWPSDSKQQLASVQQTLAGGDSRAVVTQVTFLSNLLQTTPQYQADRDFVVGDQTVIGTPLENFLVLPRPSAAPAPSDMELTYAAEPLAPASGGGEWSMARTFWFSAQTPATLLASAAQVRIIDASGGANTFSFPGKGASPTPDEVLSVDWNNDFNTDIVLAGAGGLRFYQQGAEGKFIDAGARTKLPISILNGSYAGVWAADIDSDGDLDLILGGTSGPPIVLRNNGDGTFTPIQPLHGPTAGVRAFVMADFDDDGDPDAALIDGAGKLWLFENRRNGLFASWPVPAVLQNAIALSIADIDHSGVLNLVVLSGDGVLQCLTRRENDWAMREIGRWPSKFTTGGSAISQASLTWADLDNNGALDLIGSAQSTTVVWMNDGGGKLQPLPITLNSKVVSVDIADKTGGPDLIGVSPSGQPVRWGSHGVKKYAWQQVRLRSALAGDQRNNSFGIGGTVELRAGLLYEKQLVMQPVTQFGLGIYAKADYIHILWPNGSPQGEFALKPDQIAEAPERLKGSCPWLFADGGHGMTFVTDLIWRSPLGLRINAQNTAGVAMTRDRVKIAGDQLTPKDGFYDLAITAELWETHFFDYMRLMTVDHPLGTEVFIDERFAIPPPPLAIHVVTPPIPVLHATDDLGQDVTNTVAVRDGRYLDTFGRGGYQGVTRDHYVELDLGAAPASPGRQWLVAQGWIHPTDSSINLALSQGRHAPPTSLSLEAPDGHGGWGAVRKNLGFPEGKKKTILLDLTGVFRPGAPRRVRLRTNLEIYWDFLGTAVDTPSPRMRIQNIASDKADLHYRGYSVMHQANASSPELPDYDNLMGKRQNWIDLIGFYTRYGDVRPLLAQVDDRYVIMNAGDEMRLRFPAVPAPPSGWKRDYVLEADGWVKDGDLNTAFSKTVLPLPSHANPDYSRPPGRLEDDPVYKAHQEDWRSYQTRYVTPRMWRNTAP, encoded by the coding sequence ATGCCTGTATCCACATTGGTTCGCCGCATCACTGTCGCCGTCGTCATCATTGCCGTATTTCTCATCGCCATTTCCGCCTACTATCAATGGCGTCGTCGATTGCCGCCGTCTTTGTCTTCAGCCGAATACCAGAGCATGGTGTCCGCGTTCTACGGCGGCGTTGTGGCGATGAATGTCGGCGATGATGAACACGCCGCCGCCTCCCTGCTGGCGGCGACGCGAATTGCGCCGGGAGAACCGGCGGCGTGGGGCAACCTCGGCTTATTTCAGCTGCGCAAAGGCAGCTTCGGACCAGCGCGCGCGGCGCTCGACAAGGCGCATATTTTAGCGCCAGACAACAGTCAAATCGAAGATCTCTTGGGACTGCTCGCCAAGCAGCAGGGACAAACGAACGAGAGCGTCGCCGACTTCCGTCAGGCCGTTAAGCTGGACCCGACGAATGTGCAGGCTCGTTACGAACTGATCCTGGCGCTCCAGCAGTTGGGAGCGGACGATGGGGGTGAAGCACAGCAGCAGTTGCGGCAAATCTCGCTCGCATTGCCGAAGAACCTATTCGCGGCGCTGCAAATGGCGGCTTTGGACGCCAAAGCTGGCGATTTACCTCAGGTGAAGACTTTGATAAGACAAGTGGCGACGCAGTCGTCCGGCTGGCCGTCGGACTCAAAGCAGCAGCTTGCAAGTGTCCAGCAGACATTGGCAGGGGGCGACAGTCGCGCCGTCGTCACCCAGGTCACGTTCCTTAGCAATCTGCTCCAAACGACTCCGCAGTATCAGGCGGACCGCGATTTTGTGGTTGGCGATCAGACCGTGATCGGAACGCCCCTGGAAAACTTTCTTGTCCTGCCTCGCCCGTCAGCAGCGCCCGCGCCTTCGGACATGGAGCTGACTTATGCAGCCGAGCCGCTCGCTCCCGCATCCGGCGGGGGAGAGTGGTCCATGGCGCGGACTTTCTGGTTCTCAGCGCAAACGCCGGCGACACTGCTCGCTAGCGCCGCCCAGGTGCGAATCATTGACGCATCGGGGGGGGCAAACACGTTTTCGTTTCCTGGGAAGGGGGCGTCGCCAACCCCCGACGAAGTACTCAGCGTGGACTGGAATAACGATTTCAATACAGACATCGTGCTGGCTGGCGCGGGCGGTTTGCGTTTTTATCAGCAAGGAGCGGAAGGGAAATTCATCGACGCGGGCGCACGGACGAAATTGCCGATATCGATCTTGAACGGCTCATATGCCGGCGTCTGGGCGGCGGATATTGATAGTGATGGCGACCTCGATTTGATCCTTGGCGGAACATCCGGTCCGCCGATCGTACTGCGTAATAACGGCGATGGGACGTTTACTCCGATCCAGCCGCTGCACGGACCAACGGCTGGTGTTCGCGCATTTGTTATGGCGGATTTCGACGATGACGGTGACCCGGATGCTGCGTTAATCGACGGCGCTGGGAAATTATGGCTTTTCGAAAACCGTCGCAATGGCTTGTTCGCTTCGTGGCCTGTTCCCGCTGTCCTGCAAAACGCCATCGCGCTTTCGATTGCCGACATTGATCACAGTGGTGTTCTGAATCTTGTCGTGCTGAGCGGAGACGGCGTGCTGCAGTGTCTTACGCGCAGGGAAAACGATTGGGCGATGCGTGAAATCGGGCGCTGGCCGAGTAAGTTCACGACCGGAGGGAGCGCCATTTCGCAAGCCAGTTTGACGTGGGCCGACCTGGATAACAATGGCGCACTGGACTTGATTGGTTCAGCGCAGTCGACGACGGTGGTGTGGATGAATGACGGGGGCGGCAAGCTCCAGCCGCTTCCAATAACGCTAAACTCCAAAGTCGTCTCTGTGGACATTGCAGACAAGACAGGCGGCCCCGATTTGATCGGGGTTTCTCCCAGCGGCCAGCCAGTTCGATGGGGGAGCCATGGAGTCAAAAAATATGCCTGGCAGCAAGTGAGGCTTCGCTCGGCCCTCGCCGGCGACCAGCGCAACAACTCGTTCGGCATTGGCGGAACCGTGGAATTGCGCGCGGGTCTTCTTTACGAGAAACAGCTTGTCATGCAGCCGGTAACTCAGTTCGGGCTGGGAATTTATGCGAAGGCGGACTACATTCACATTCTTTGGCCCAACGGCAGCCCGCAGGGAGAGTTTGCACTGAAGCCGGATCAAATCGCCGAGGCCCCAGAGCGTTTGAAAGGCTCCTGCCCGTGGCTGTTCGCCGACGGAGGCCATGGCATGACGTTTGTCACGGACCTGATCTGGCGCTCTCCTTTGGGGCTGCGTATCAACGCCCAAAATACAGCGGGTGTGGCGATGACGCGCGACCGGGTCAAGATCGCGGGGGATCAGTTAACGCCTAAAGACGGATTTTACGATCTGGCTATCACCGCTGAACTGTGGGAGACGCATTTTTTTGACTACATGAGATTAATGACGGTCGATCATCCGTTGGGGACTGAAGTCTTTATCGATGAACGCTTTGCGATTCCCCCGCCGCCTTTGGCCATCCATGTGGTGACGCCTCCCATCCCGGTTCTTCACGCCACAGACGATCTCGGGCAGGATGTGACAAATACCGTGGCGGTGCGCGACGGCCGCTATTTGGATACTTTCGGGCGTGGCGGCTATCAGGGCGTCACGCGCGACCACTATGTCGAATTGGACTTGGGCGCCGCGCCTGCGTCGCCAGGGCGCCAATGGCTGGTGGCGCAGGGCTGGATTCATCCCACCGACAGTTCCATCAACCTCGCGCTCAGTCAAGGGCGCCATGCGCCCCCAACGAGCCTCAGTCTTGAAGCTCCCGATGGTCATGGGGGCTGGGGCGCGGTGCGTAAGAACCTTGGTTTCCCTGAGGGAAAGAAAAAGACCATCCTGCTCGATCTCACTGGAGTTTTTCGCCCTGGGGCGCCGCGCAGAGTTCGTCTGCGTACAAATCTGGAGATTTACTGGGATTTTCTGGGGACGGCGGTGGATACGCCGTCCCCACGGATGCGTATCCAAAACATTGCGTCCGACAAAGCCGATCTGCATTATCGAGGCTATAGCGTCATGCATCAGGCGAACGCATCGTCGCCGGAGCTTCCCGACTATGATAATTTGATGGGGAAACGACAGAACTGGATCGACCTGATCGGTTTTTATACCCGGTATGGCGACGTGCGCCCGCTGCTTGCCCAAGTGGACGATCGGTACGTGATTATGAATGCGGGGGATGAGATGAGGCTGCGGTTTCCCGCCGTCCCTGCGCCGCCGTCCGGCTGGAAGCGCGACTATGTCCTGGAAGCCGACGGATGGGTCAAAGACGGCGACTTGAACACCGCTTTTTCCAAGACCGTTCTGCCGCTGCCGTCTCATGCAAACCCGGATTATAGCCGTCCGCCGGGCCGCCTGGAAGACGACCCGGTGTACAAAGCGCATCAGGAAGATTGGCGGTCATACCAAACACGATATGTCACGCCGCGTATGTGGCGAAATACGGCGCCATAG
- a CDS encoding asparagine synthase-related protein — translation MLKGVERLVDLIGERQSAMTAPYSQGVKEAIRVGDIAALSHSDGHFAAAGRDGQTVRLARTLGMPLRYFVAKMFHGPFLIASDRIDTIFEWCQSEKIGWQFDPLYTRMVPAHYLVEIDQIGCPDPAPRYCRFFNPPIASGPADIDALGASYIEGAKASLGRWLRAVPVGEPIALAFSGGVDSTSVWLLARHVMETLGRDPNLIRAFTLDLGGGKDAVQAETIARELGLADCWEPVRASAFQVDLEEAIAVIEDYHPLDVECAAVALCLLGRIRERYPSLRYLLDGDGGDENLKDYPLEDSDLTLSSVLRNPLLYQEGWGVDAIKHSLTYSGGLSRAYVRTYAPAQKYGFEAFSPYTDRSAMAAALAIPFESLTNGDVERLYALKSEMVRAGVLCVTGIDMPTPPKRRFQDGAGGDINGAGGESYRQWRVSKAWCRQVFLRQWSERLREAWDPQADRFSGNDLSRPFPAAL, via the coding sequence ATGCTTAAAGGAGTTGAGCGCCTTGTCGACCTGATCGGAGAGCGGCAGAGCGCTATGACAGCGCCTTACTCTCAGGGAGTCAAGGAGGCTATTCGGGTTGGCGATATTGCTGCACTCAGCCATAGCGATGGCCACTTTGCGGCGGCGGGCCGCGACGGGCAGACAGTGCGTCTGGCGCGCACTCTGGGCATGCCGCTGCGCTACTTCGTGGCCAAAATGTTCCACGGGCCATTTTTGATTGCTTCAGATCGCATTGATACGATTTTCGAATGGTGCCAGTCTGAGAAGATCGGCTGGCAGTTCGACCCACTCTACACACGGATGGTTCCCGCACACTATTTGGTCGAGATCGATCAAATCGGGTGTCCCGACCCGGCGCCCCGTTACTGCCGCTTTTTCAATCCCCCGATCGCGTCGGGACCAGCAGATATTGATGCGCTGGGCGCTTCATATATCGAGGGAGCGAAAGCCTCTCTGGGCCGCTGGCTAAGGGCCGTCCCCGTCGGCGAGCCTATCGCGCTGGCGTTCTCCGGCGGCGTCGATAGCACGTCCGTGTGGCTGCTGGCCCGCCATGTGATGGAGACTCTGGGCCGCGATCCCAATTTGATTCGCGCTTTCACACTCGATTTAGGCGGCGGAAAGGACGCGGTTCAGGCGGAAACGATTGCGCGTGAACTGGGATTGGCCGACTGCTGGGAGCCTGTGCGCGCATCCGCCTTCCAAGTTGATCTCGAGGAAGCCATTGCCGTTATTGAAGACTATCACCCGCTCGATGTTGAGTGCGCCGCAGTTGCCCTATGTCTGCTGGGGCGCATTCGCGAACGCTATCCATCGCTGCGTTATCTGCTTGATGGTGATGGCGGCGATGAAAATCTCAAGGATTATCCCCTGGAAGACTCCGATCTGACACTATCGAGCGTTCTGCGCAACCCATTGCTGTATCAGGAGGGCTGGGGCGTGGACGCCATCAAGCATAGCCTGACCTATTCGGGCGGCTTGTCCCGGGCCTATGTCCGTACCTATGCGCCAGCGCAAAAATATGGGTTTGAGGCGTTCTCACCCTACACCGACCGCTCCGCCATGGCCGCCGCTTTGGCTATCCCGTTCGAAAGCTTAACCAATGGCGATGTGGAGCGTTTGTACGCGCTGAAATCGGAAATGGTTCGGGCGGGCGTGCTCTGCGTGACTGGGATCGACATGCCCACCCCGCCCAAGCGCCGCTTTCAGGATGGCGCGGGAGGCGATATCAATGGCGCGGGCGGCGAGAGTTATCGCCAGTGGCGCGTCAGCAAGGCGTGGTGCCGTCAAGTATTCCTGCGCCAATGGTCGGAGCGGCTGCGCGAGGCCTGGGATCCGCAGGCCGACCGATTCTCCGGCAACGATCTGAGTCGCCCATTTCCTGCGGCATTGTGA
- a CDS encoding NAD(P)/FAD-dependent oxidoreductase produces the protein MSVLKNVKIYDLVIVGSGFGGSLLALAARRLGQSVLLLEKGRHPRFAIGESTSPMANLILEQIAERYDLPCLLPLTAWGPWRRAYPDLGCGLKRGFTYYHHEAGKPYSPGADGERALMVAGSPNTEVADTHWLRSDVDAFLVSKAIAAGTHYQDGVTLAAPAFDAVTKLTSITGRNESGEISARARLLVDATGPRGFLREAFDLQDDTWPDYPVTEALYSHFTGVGRCDSMDEFRDPDSAPAAPYPPDDAALHHVFDGGWMWVLRFGSGVTSAGLAVTSMLARDLNLADSAAAWNRFLERYPSIRLSLPRLSQFGRLSTRNVWRTDLVRQRDRDGLCCRRRRPLWTRCSVQASR, from the coding sequence ATGAGCGTCTTGAAAAACGTGAAGATTTATGACTTGGTCATTGTTGGATCCGGATTTGGCGGATCTCTGCTGGCGCTAGCGGCACGACGGCTTGGCCAGTCCGTGCTGCTTCTGGAGAAGGGGCGACATCCACGCTTCGCCATCGGGGAATCCACCTCGCCAATGGCGAATCTGATACTGGAACAGATCGCGGAGCGCTATGATCTTCCCTGCTTGCTGCCGCTAACCGCCTGGGGACCATGGCGGCGGGCCTATCCCGATCTGGGATGCGGGCTCAAGCGCGGCTTTACTTATTATCACCATGAGGCTGGAAAGCCATATTCGCCTGGAGCGGATGGGGAGCGCGCCTTAATGGTGGCTGGTAGTCCGAACACGGAAGTCGCCGACACGCACTGGCTCCGATCCGATGTAGACGCTTTTCTGGTAAGCAAAGCGATCGCTGCCGGAACGCACTACCAGGACGGCGTAACGCTAGCAGCGCCTGCCTTCGATGCTGTGACGAAATTGACCAGTATTACAGGTCGGAATGAAAGCGGGGAAATATCGGCTCGGGCGCGCCTTCTTGTGGACGCCACGGGGCCGCGCGGGTTTCTGCGCGAGGCATTTGACTTACAAGACGATACCTGGCCGGATTACCCCGTGACGGAGGCGCTTTACTCACATTTTACGGGAGTCGGCCGCTGTGATAGCATGGACGAATTTCGAGATCCCGACTCAGCGCCGGCTGCGCCTTACCCGCCGGATGACGCCGCCTTACACCACGTTTTTGATGGCGGATGGATGTGGGTGCTTCGCTTCGGTAGCGGCGTGACAAGCGCCGGCCTCGCCGTCACGAGCATGCTGGCGAGAGACCTGAACTTGGCCGACAGCGCGGCCGCATGGAATCGTTTCTTGGAGCGCTATCCATCCATTAGGCTTAGTTTGCCAAGGCTAAGCCAATTCGGCCGTTTGTCCACGCGAAACGTCTGGCGTACCGATCTCGTCAGACAGCGGGACCGGGATGGGTTATGCTGCCGTCGGCGTCGGCCTTTGTGGACCCGCTGTTCAGTACAGGCATCCCGCTGA
- a CDS encoding beta-glucosidase, translating to MQTNRRQAKRQATSQRKLSCAFALGLAICSTAGLVRADAQAVYQDPKAPLEARVNDLFNRLTPEERRSLSTGTDFSTPAIPRLGVPIMDMADASQGVRGGGVGRLDGPATYFGSGVLFASSWDRELARKVGQAIGEELQNKRTGGQVILGPSVNIHRSPLGGRNAEYYSEDPFLSAETAVGYIQGVQSTGAAACVKHFACNNEEVDRGFVNVIVDERTLREIYLPAFEAAVKRGHVWTLMTSYNKVNGRHSSSNWYLDTCILRRDWGFDGMAMSDWGGVHEVAGTINAGNDLEMPGPGLLNAENIADALDSGDLTQTTLDESVHRILRTIIRTGVLDPKAAPDHSVVGSPEHLKIAHDAAAEGIILLKNQGGVLPLERGKIKTIAVFGSRAKSWQLGGGGSPDLKPTRAIFPLEGVTQAAGPGVNVTFAEGETPDAAQARAKKADVALLFVGGEHEAEGSDRHSMDLESKDLDLIRALSAANKNTVVIVSSGAPCKMSDWIDPVPGVIQAPFAGQEGGTAIGEILFGDISPSGKLTDTIGARREDYPDYGNFPGTNGAVHYSEGIYVGYRYFDKKNLQPTFPFGYGLSYTTFKYSNLHVAKNAWAPHGDLAVTVDITNTGAREGAEIAELYVHTDAPKIDRAVRELKGFDRLTLKPGETKTARFTLDARSFAYCDVPDKQWKSDKGSYTIEVGPNSRDLAQKTTVNLTSTWTERIPSIGAPLPPGPKPTLSTGKKVTVSSIQGGAEFHPEYATDGDLSTRWSSVWGVDPQWLAVDLGAPTQINRIELLWEKARALAYEIQISDDGQNWKSVFTTENGKGSRDVIKLEPVTTRWVRMYGVKRATTFGYSLYELNVYGPGK from the coding sequence ATGCAGACGAACCGACGCCAGGCGAAGCGCCAAGCCACCTCTCAGCGCAAATTATCATGCGCATTCGCACTGGGCCTGGCGATTTGCAGCACCGCCGGCTTAGTGCGCGCGGACGCGCAGGCCGTATACCAGGATCCCAAGGCGCCGCTAGAGGCGCGTGTGAACGACCTTTTTAATCGTCTTACGCCGGAAGAACGCCGCTCCCTTTCTACCGGCACCGACTTCAGCACTCCCGCCATCCCACGCCTTGGCGTACCCATTATGGACATGGCGGACGCCAGCCAGGGCGTACGCGGAGGCGGCGTGGGCCGCCTCGATGGACCCGCCACCTATTTCGGCAGCGGCGTATTATTCGCCAGCAGCTGGGACCGTGAGCTGGCCCGCAAGGTTGGTCAAGCCATCGGGGAGGAGCTTCAAAATAAGCGCACTGGGGGGCAAGTCATCCTGGGGCCTTCTGTTAACATTCACCGCAGTCCACTCGGCGGGCGCAATGCGGAATATTACAGCGAAGACCCATTCCTATCCGCTGAGACTGCCGTGGGCTATATTCAGGGTGTGCAGAGTACGGGCGCAGCCGCCTGCGTGAAGCATTTCGCGTGTAACAACGAGGAAGTCGACCGAGGCTTCGTCAATGTGATCGTGGATGAACGCACACTACGCGAAATCTATCTGCCTGCGTTTGAGGCGGCCGTCAAGCGCGGGCATGTATGGACTTTGATGACCAGCTACAACAAAGTCAACGGCCGTCACAGCAGCTCGAATTGGTATCTGGACACCTGCATCCTGCGCCGTGACTGGGGTTTTGACGGGATGGCTATGTCCGACTGGGGCGGCGTGCATGAAGTTGCCGGTACGATCAACGCAGGCAATGATCTGGAGATGCCCGGCCCTGGGCTGCTCAACGCCGAGAATATCGCCGACGCGCTTGACAGCGGCGATTTGACGCAGACAACTCTCGATGAATCCGTGCACCGCATCCTGCGCACCATCATCCGCACCGGCGTGCTGGATCCGAAAGCCGCGCCCGACCATTCTGTGGTCGGTTCGCCGGAGCATCTCAAGATCGCTCACGATGCGGCTGCGGAGGGCATAATTCTGCTGAAGAATCAAGGGGGCGTTCTTCCGCTGGAGCGCGGCAAGATTAAGACAATCGCTGTCTTCGGGTCACGAGCAAAGAGCTGGCAGCTGGGCGGCGGCGGCAGCCCGGACCTCAAGCCCACACGGGCCATTTTCCCTCTAGAGGGGGTTACCCAAGCAGCCGGACCAGGCGTCAATGTCACCTTTGCCGAGGGCGAAACGCCCGACGCCGCTCAGGCGAGAGCGAAGAAGGCGGATGTTGCGCTGCTCTTTGTCGGAGGCGAACACGAGGCGGAAGGATCGGACCGCCATTCGATGGATTTAGAGAGCAAAGACCTGGATCTCATTCGCGCATTATCTGCGGCCAATAAAAATACCGTCGTTATCGTCAGCAGCGGCGCGCCGTGCAAAATGTCCGACTGGATCGATCCCGTTCCTGGCGTCATTCAGGCTCCATTCGCAGGACAGGAAGGTGGAACCGCTATCGGCGAGATTCTCTTCGGTGATATTTCTCCTTCCGGTAAACTCACCGACACCATCGGCGCCCGCCGCGAGGATTATCCCGATTACGGAAACTTCCCTGGAACAAACGGCGCCGTTCATTATAGCGAAGGCATCTACGTTGGCTATCGTTATTTCGACAAGAAAAACCTCCAGCCGACCTTTCCATTCGGCTACGGACTATCTTACACCACCTTCAAGTACTCGAATCTGCATGTCGCCAAAAATGCCTGGGCGCCCCATGGCGATCTCGCCGTCACGGTGGACATCACGAATACCGGCGCGCGCGAGGGCGCGGAGATCGCGGAACTCTATGTTCACACCGATGCTCCCAAGATTGACCGCGCCGTGCGTGAGCTCAAAGGATTTGACCGCCTGACGCTAAAACCTGGCGAAACTAAAACCGCCCGCTTCACGCTGGATGCGCGCTCGTTTGCCTATTGCGATGTCCCAGACAAGCAGTGGAAATCGGACAAAGGCTCCTACACGATTGAAGTTGGGCCTAACTCCCGCGACCTGGCGCAGAAGACGACAGTTAACCTTACTTCAACCTGGACCGAGCGCATCCCCAGCATCGGTGCTCCGCTTCCTCCCGGTCCCAAGCCTACCCTCTCCACGGGTAAGAAAGTGACCGTCTCGAGCATCCAGGGAGGCGCGGAATTCCATCCCGAATACGCCACCGACGGCGATCTCAGCACACGCTGGAGTTCGGTGTGGGGAGTCGATCCTCAATGGCTCGCGGTAGACTTGGGCGCTCCCACACAGATCAATCGTATCGAGCTGCTTTGGGAGAAAGCGCGCGCGCTAGCTTATGAGATTCAAATCAGCGATGATGGACAGAACTGGAAATCGGTCTTCACCACGGAGAATGGGAAGGGCTCTCGGGACGTCATCAAGCTGGAGCCTGTCACGACTCGCTGGGTGCGGATGTACGGGGTCAAACGCGCCACTACCTTTGGGTACTCGCTGTATGAACTCAACGTATATGGACCCGGCAAATAG